The following coding sequences lie in one Apium graveolens cultivar Ventura chromosome 3, ASM990537v1, whole genome shotgun sequence genomic window:
- the LOC141712837 gene encoding nuclear intron maturase 4, mitochondrial isoform X2 gives MELKRHFEHCIKRRVKEQYVDGKYYDLMVKVIADPKTLFDAYNSIRVSSNVNLELECDKFPLKELAEELAYGKFDVGANTFSISTRGPGKEVLVLPNLKLKVVQEAIRIALEVVFRPYFSKTSHGCRSGRGHFSALKYIRKEVSNPDWWFTLLVYKQLDACVLSKLIATMETKIEDSTLYAIIRSMFDAHVLNLNFGGFPKGHGLPQEGLLSPILMNIYLDLFDSEVYRLSMRYEAFGTGPHTGQHLSNSKLRSWFRKQIDGNSIQSADLNSNVRIHCCRFMDEIFIAISGPKEAASAFKSEIQCFLHNSLHMDVDNCTDVYPCNGARGVQFLGTMVKRSMKENPAIRTVHKLKDKVRLFALQKQESWNFGTIRIGKKWLAHGLKKVKESEIKHLADPSSVLNRISHFRKAGMESDHWYKALLKIWMQNVNAKSEVSVESVLSKFIAEPALPQELLNSFYAFQKKAEEYIASETAATAALLPESSSVKSPYMTKIYTPVNLIKKRLIRYGLTNSKGHARSCHALILQDNDQIIDWFSGLASRWDRWFGECDDFGKIKIIVSDLVRKSCIRTLAAKYRIHESQIEKQFNSELSRLPSTQEIEDEILSGSSEAQQPNYDEALMYGISFSGLCVLSLTRMVSQSRNCCCFVMGCTAAAPCVYSLHIMERQKFPSWKTGFATCIHPSLNRRRIGLCKQHVKDLYLGHISLSSIDFGAWR, from the coding sequence ATGGAATTAAAGAGACATTTTGAACATTGTATCAAAAGAAGGGTCAAAGAACAATATGTGGATGGGAAATATTATGACCTTATGGTCAAAGTGATTGCTGATCCAAAAACTCTGTTTGATGCTTATAATAGCATCAGGGTAAGCTCAAATGTTAATTTAGAACTAGAGTGCGATAAATTCCCATTGAAAGAATTGGCAGAAGAGCTTGCTTATGGAAAATTTGATGTAGGTGCTAATACATTCTCTATCTCGACAAGAGGACCAGGTAAGGAAGTCCTTGTCCTTCCAAATTTAAAGTTGAAGGTTGTCCAAGAAGCCATTAGAATAGCATTAGAAGTTGTGTTCAGGCCTTACTTCTCTAAGACCTCACATGGTTGTAGGAGTGGAAGGGGTCACTTTTCAGCCTTGAAGTACATTCGTAAAGAAGTATCTAATCCTGATTGGTGGTTCACCTTGCTTGTATACAAGCAGCTCGATGCTTGTGTCCTCTCTAAACTTATCGCAACCATGGAAACTAAAATTGAAGACTCTACTTTGTATGCTATCATCAGAAGCATGTTTGATGCTCATGTCCTTAATTTAAATTTCGGTGGTTTCCCTAAGGGGCATGGTCTCCCGCAAGAAGGGTTATTGTCCCCAATATTAATGAATATTTATCTCGACCTTTTTGACTCTGAAGTGTACAGGCTTTCAATGAGATATGAGGCTTTTGGTACTGGTCCTCACACTGGCCAGCATTTATCAAACTCAAAATTGAGAAGCTGGTTTAGGAAACAGATAGATGGTAATAGTATCCAGTCTGCTGATTTAAACTCAAATGTGAGGATACATTGCTGTCGCTTCATGGATGAGATCTTTATAGCTATCTCTGGTCCGAAAGAAGCTGCCAGTGCTTTCAAGTCTGAAATTCAATGCTTCCTCCACAATTCACTCCACATGGATGTTGATAATTGTACTGATGTATATCCTTGTAATGGTGCAAGAGGTGTTCAATTTCTTGGTACTATGGTTAAAAGAAGTATGAAAGAGAATCCTGCAATAAGAACAGTTCACAAATTAAAGGACAAGGTCAGGTTGTTTGCTTTACAGAAACAAGAGTCTTGGAATTTTGGTACGATCAGGATCGGCAAGAAATGGCTGGCTCATGGATTGAAAAAAGTCAAAGAATCCGAGATCAAACATCTAGCTGACCCTTCTTCTGTGTTAAATCGGATTTCACACTTTCGTAAAGCTGGGATGGAATCTGATCACTGGTACAAAGCCTTGCTAAAGATTTGGATGCAGAATGTAAATGCCAAATCTGAAGTTAGCGTAGAATCTGTATTATCAAAATTCATAGCTGAACCAGCTCTTCCTCAAGAATTACTGAACTCTTTCTATGCATTCCAGAAGAAGGCAGAAGAGTACATAGCTTCTGAAACAGCAGCAACTGCCGCCCTCTTGCCCGAATCAAGTTCTGTTAAATCTCCCTATATGACAAAGATATATACTCCAGTAAATCTCATAAAGAAGCGTCTCATAAGATATGGTTTGACAAACTCCAAAGGGCATGCACGTTCATGTCATGCACTCATCTTACAAGATAACGACCAGATTATTGACTGGTTTTCTGGCTTAGCTTCTCGGTGGGATAGATGGTTTGGTGAGTGTGATGACTTCGGTAAAATCAAAATCATAGTTTCAGATCTTGTGCGGAAGTCATGCATTCGAACACTGGCAGCAAAGTATAGAATACACGAAAGTCAGATAGAGAAACAGTTTAATTCAGAACTTAGTAGACTTCCGTCAACCCAGGAAATAGAAGATGAGATATTAAGTGGATCATCTGAAGCGCAGCAACCCAATTATGACGAGGCACTAATGTATGGTATATCTTTTAGTGGCTTGTGTGTACTATCTTTAACAAGAATGGTAAGTCAATCAAGGAATTGCTGTTGTTTTGTTATGGGTTGCACAGCTGCTGCACCATGTGTTTACTCTCTACATATAATGGAAAGACAAAAATTTCCAAGTTGGAAAACAGGGTTTGCAACATGCATCCATCCCAGCTTAAATAGAAGGCGAATTGGGTTATGTAAGCAGCACGTGAAAGATTTGTATCTAGGTCACATCTCTCTCAGTTCGATTGACTTTGGCGCTTGGAGATGA
- the LOC141712837 gene encoding nuclear intron maturase 4, mitochondrial isoform X1, with the protein MLFAGLRIDLRRFLPKLYAVEAWSVVCLDSSALRVGRLIRKLKCCSVHSTVAAVSTGNKNVTGKINLAKNLAGLLEESSNQNERKPRTRMELKRHFEHCIKRRVKEQYVDGKYYDLMVKVIADPKTLFDAYNSIRVSSNVNLELECDKFPLKELAEELAYGKFDVGANTFSISTRGPGKEVLVLPNLKLKVVQEAIRIALEVVFRPYFSKTSHGCRSGRGHFSALKYIRKEVSNPDWWFTLLVYKQLDACVLSKLIATMETKIEDSTLYAIIRSMFDAHVLNLNFGGFPKGHGLPQEGLLSPILMNIYLDLFDSEVYRLSMRYEAFGTGPHTGQHLSNSKLRSWFRKQIDGNSIQSADLNSNVRIHCCRFMDEIFIAISGPKEAASAFKSEIQCFLHNSLHMDVDNCTDVYPCNGARGVQFLGTMVKRSMKENPAIRTVHKLKDKVRLFALQKQESWNFGTIRIGKKWLAHGLKKVKESEIKHLADPSSVLNRISHFRKAGMESDHWYKALLKIWMQNVNAKSEVSVESVLSKFIAEPALPQELLNSFYAFQKKAEEYIASETAATAALLPESSSVKSPYMTKIYTPVNLIKKRLIRYGLTNSKGHARSCHALILQDNDQIIDWFSGLASRWDRWFGECDDFGKIKIIVSDLVRKSCIRTLAAKYRIHESQIEKQFNSELSRLPSTQEIEDEILSGSSEAQQPNYDEALMYGISFSGLCVLSLTRMVSQSRNCCCFVMGCTAAAPCVYSLHIMERQKFPSWKTGFATCIHPSLNRRRIGLCKQHVKDLYLGHISLSSIDFGAWR; encoded by the exons ATGCTGTTTGCAGGTTTAAGAATTGATTTAAGGAGATTCCTGCCGAAGTTGTATGCTGTGGAAGCCTGGAGTGTTGTCTGTCTTGATTCTTCAGCTCTTCGTGTAG GGAGGCTGATAAGAAAACTTAAATGTTGTTCAGTTCATTCGACTGTGGCAGCCGTTAGCACTGGCAATAAAAATGTAACAGGTAAAATTAATTTGGCGAAGAACCTAGCTGGTTTACTAGAGGAATCATCTAATCAAAATGAAAGAAAACCTAGAACGCGGATGGAATTAAAGAGACATTTTGAACATTGTATCAAAAGAAGGGTCAAAGAACAATATGTGGATGGGAAATATTATGACCTTATGGTCAAAGTGATTGCTGATCCAAAAACTCTGTTTGATGCTTATAATAGCATCAGGGTAAGCTCAAATGTTAATTTAGAACTAGAGTGCGATAAATTCCCATTGAAAGAATTGGCAGAAGAGCTTGCTTATGGAAAATTTGATGTAGGTGCTAATACATTCTCTATCTCGACAAGAGGACCAGGTAAGGAAGTCCTTGTCCTTCCAAATTTAAAGTTGAAGGTTGTCCAAGAAGCCATTAGAATAGCATTAGAAGTTGTGTTCAGGCCTTACTTCTCTAAGACCTCACATGGTTGTAGGAGTGGAAGGGGTCACTTTTCAGCCTTGAAGTACATTCGTAAAGAAGTATCTAATCCTGATTGGTGGTTCACCTTGCTTGTATACAAGCAGCTCGATGCTTGTGTCCTCTCTAAACTTATCGCAACCATGGAAACTAAAATTGAAGACTCTACTTTGTATGCTATCATCAGAAGCATGTTTGATGCTCATGTCCTTAATTTAAATTTCGGTGGTTTCCCTAAGGGGCATGGTCTCCCGCAAGAAGGGTTATTGTCCCCAATATTAATGAATATTTATCTCGACCTTTTTGACTCTGAAGTGTACAGGCTTTCAATGAGATATGAGGCTTTTGGTACTGGTCCTCACACTGGCCAGCATTTATCAAACTCAAAATTGAGAAGCTGGTTTAGGAAACAGATAGATGGTAATAGTATCCAGTCTGCTGATTTAAACTCAAATGTGAGGATACATTGCTGTCGCTTCATGGATGAGATCTTTATAGCTATCTCTGGTCCGAAAGAAGCTGCCAGTGCTTTCAAGTCTGAAATTCAATGCTTCCTCCACAATTCACTCCACATGGATGTTGATAATTGTACTGATGTATATCCTTGTAATGGTGCAAGAGGTGTTCAATTTCTTGGTACTATGGTTAAAAGAAGTATGAAAGAGAATCCTGCAATAAGAACAGTTCACAAATTAAAGGACAAGGTCAGGTTGTTTGCTTTACAGAAACAAGAGTCTTGGAATTTTGGTACGATCAGGATCGGCAAGAAATGGCTGGCTCATGGATTGAAAAAAGTCAAAGAATCCGAGATCAAACATCTAGCTGACCCTTCTTCTGTGTTAAATCGGATTTCACACTTTCGTAAAGCTGGGATGGAATCTGATCACTGGTACAAAGCCTTGCTAAAGATTTGGATGCAGAATGTAAATGCCAAATCTGAAGTTAGCGTAGAATCTGTATTATCAAAATTCATAGCTGAACCAGCTCTTCCTCAAGAATTACTGAACTCTTTCTATGCATTCCAGAAGAAGGCAGAAGAGTACATAGCTTCTGAAACAGCAGCAACTGCCGCCCTCTTGCCCGAATCAAGTTCTGTTAAATCTCCCTATATGACAAAGATATATACTCCAGTAAATCTCATAAAGAAGCGTCTCATAAGATATGGTTTGACAAACTCCAAAGGGCATGCACGTTCATGTCATGCACTCATCTTACAAGATAACGACCAGATTATTGACTGGTTTTCTGGCTTAGCTTCTCGGTGGGATAGATGGTTTGGTGAGTGTGATGACTTCGGTAAAATCAAAATCATAGTTTCAGATCTTGTGCGGAAGTCATGCATTCGAACACTGGCAGCAAAGTATAGAATACACGAAAGTCAGATAGAGAAACAGTTTAATTCAGAACTTAGTAGACTTCCGTCAACCCAGGAAATAGAAGATGAGATATTAAGTGGATCATCTGAAGCGCAGCAACCCAATTATGACGAGGCACTAATGTATGGTATATCTTTTAGTGGCTTGTGTGTACTATCTTTAACAAGAATGGTAAGTCAATCAAGGAATTGCTGTTGTTTTGTTATGGGTTGCACAGCTGCTGCACCATGTGTTTACTCTCTACATATAATGGAAAGACAAAAATTTCCAAGTTGGAAAACAGGGTTTGCAACATGCATCCATCCCAGCTTAAATAGAAGGCGAATTGGGTTATGTAAGCAGCACGTGAAAGATTTGTATCTAGGTCACATCTCTCTCAGTTCGATTGACTTTGGCGCTTGGAGATGA